The window CGGAATTTACTTCGGGCATGGTCAGGTGTTCCCTACTCAAGTCCTTTTCCTCCCGCATATCTTTCGTGCCTGCATTATACCATAGACCCAATTGCTCTGGAATCAAATATTTAATCAGTCTGTTTCCTTTTTTTACGGAGTGTATAACCAGTGTATTTCCGTTTCGGCAATACGGCGGGAGCCTGCGCGTCTCTGATTGTCGGAACCGTGGTTTCCGCTGGGGGAATCCTTATGCCGCGGAACTGGGCCGATTCCATTTATCCATGGCTCGAACGGGCGGGATGGCAGGAAAATATCGGCGCTGTTCAGAAAGCGGTTTCGGGACCTTTTCTGCTTTATATCACCTGGCTGACGGATGCTTCTGCATGGCACTTCTGTTCGCTGCGCCGTCCGTCCGGAATTCCGGTTCTCTTTTCTTTTGAGGGAACTCCGTGGATGTCCTCTTCCGGCAGCTTTTCCATGCGCCGGAACGGCAGCACACACCGGCTGGATTGTATCGATGGCGTGTCCCATGTTTTCGGCGGCGGAGGATTCGAAAAGTGTGAATTGCGTAATCAGAGGAGGGGAGGAACAGCAGCATCACGCCTCCGGAAAAGCTCAAACGGAACGGCAGCGGATCAACTTACCGGTTCGAGAGCGAAATGGGAATCGTCGGACTCCGATTCCTCTTCATTTGAGAAGCGGAAAATGAGATTGATAACTTAATTCATTTATAATTTTGTTTTTTGCGATAATACGAAATTAAACATAATATTTATATTGAGATATATTAATATTGTATATGTTTTTTCTTTATTTATTGTTGATTAATGGTATAAATAGGATTATTATAATATATTCATAAATTTTATGATCGTGTTTTCAATGGCGTGATGTGATTGTTGTGTTGAGAAAATAATGGATATTTTTGTGACGCTATATCGTTTTTTTATCGCATTATCTTGGCGGTGTTTTTTGAGCGCTCAACGGCCAGGCCGGGAGTTCATCTGTTCTCTCAAAAATTCCAGATATAGCGGCGCAGAAACTGTTGTTGCGGACTCTGCTCAGGATTAAAATTTAATTATCGCAGAATTGAGTATTTAACAATCATCATATAAAATACTATTTTCAAGAAAGAATTGTAAATGATCTGGCGTAATTTGTGTCTGGCTGCCGCTTTTGCAGTGACGGGAGTACTGGCCGCGGAGAATCTGATCGACGCTCCGCAGAAATTGGAACTTGAGCGGGCAACCTATCGCAAAATTACAATCAAGTGGGAATATCCCGCCGACGGGACCCAGATTGCCGGCTATCGTATTTATCGGGATGGAAAAGAAATTTCCCGTTCAACTGAAACCGTTTTCACCGATACCAGTGTTGTCCCCGGCAAATATTACGAATACAGCGTGGATGCCGTCACCACAGGCGGCAAATCCTCCGATCTGTCGGCACCTTTGAAAGTCAAGACGTTTGATTCCGTTGATTTTGCTCAGCATGAACAAGTGGAAAGCGTTGTCGATTCGCTGCACGATATGCCGGCGAAAAATCTGACCGCGCTTTCTCTGCTTTCCGCAATCAAAGCCGGTTTTGAAAGTCTGACCGGCAGTAGCCTGGCGATGAATACGTTCGACACCGAACTGATCAGTCAAATGATTTCCGAGGAACTGGAGGTGATCAAAACGGCGGTGCCGGACTGGACCGATGCGGAACGGATCGCCGCCCAGGCAGAGCTGGACGCGTGCCTGAAGGAAAGCTTCGGCGGCCATTCCATGGAGCAAGTCTATATCTATGAACGCCTGACGACGCTTGCCGAAGCCCATTGGGAGAAAGGAAACAAGCAGGCGGCAGCCATCCTGTATGAATTTTCATTGAAATTTCTCAGCGATCAGGAGAATTGTGTTTCGAGCACCCTGAATCGTCTTTCTGTTTTCAAAGTTGCTCATCTGACTGCGGAAAGCGGCGCTGATGAAGTTGAGGCCGCACTTGCGGCGTCTGCGTCCGAAAGACTTCGTTTTTTTGATTTCTTTCCCGACTCGAAAGGAAATGAAGCGAGATTTATTTACAGCTATCTGGCCGGACAGTATTTCAGGCATTTCCCGAAGCTGCTCCCTTATGATGATTATCGGGAACAGGCATTCCTTGCAGCCCGTTCCTGCGCAGTCAAACAGCAGGAACTGTTCGGGAAAGTGCCGGGCAACAACCGGCTCGAACAAATCGAAGCCTGGCAGCTGATCCGGGTCAAGGTCAAACTCCATGACGCGGCAGGCAATCCGCGCCGCGGTTCGATCAAGGTAGCCAACGTAACGGCGGATACGAAACCGGAGCTTTTCCCGGACGAACCTTACTATGAAGAACGCACATTTGCAATCGACGGCGAGGCGGAAATTCCGGTTTATGCCGGGCACGTCTACGAAATCACGGCCCGGATCGCGATTTCCGGCGGCAGCGACCTGGTGCTGAATCTGCCTTCTTTTCCGCAGCAGGACGACCGGCAGATCGTCTATGACACGCACGGCAATCCGGTACAGTCTCCAGCGACGAATGGGCCGACGGCCGAAATCGTCGTGGCCGATTCCGATTTCCCCTATAACCTCAGGTTTGAGCGTGATATCGACGTGTTTACGCTGAGTTGGGACTGGGTTGACACGGCGGACTTTAAGGCTGCGGGCTTCAAGGTTTTCAATGGGAATACGCTGGTTGCCGCCGTCACCGGAAACAGCGCGGCGAATATCCGGCTGGCTGCGCCGGACGGCAATTACACCTATACGGTCGCCGCGTTCGATGCGAACGGCCAACTCTCCCGCTTCAGCGTGCCGGTCACGGTCGAGCCGGGGGATCAGAGCGCCCATGCGGAATTTTTTGAGTGGTTGCGGCAGCATTTCGGTGATCAGCCGGTTCTTTCCACGGATGATTCCGACGGAGACGGCGTGGACAATTATCACGAATTTCTGAACGGCACCGATCCGACCTGCGCCCCGGCGCCGACTCCGTCGGACAAGCAGGTCACCTACACGAAAATTACCCTGAACTGGGAATGCGCGCCGGAATTGAGCGAAGGCGCGGTCTGGACGATCCGCCGGGATGGAACGGAAGTCGGCACTTCCCTGACCGCCTCCTTTACCGACAGCGGCCTGATTCCGGGCATGGAATACCGGTACACGATCCGCGGGGAGTTCGCCAACGGTTCCGGGACCGACTGGAGCGCTCCGCTGCAGTTGAAAACTCAGAAGCCGGAAACCGTCGCTTACGGCGACAAACTCCAGCAGGTCGTGGACCTTTTCAACCCGATCGAACTGGCGGATTATACTGCCCCGAGCCTAATCTCCGCGGTGAAAAGCGCCGTGGAAGCCGTAACCGGCGCCAATATCACGTTCACTGTCGTCGACGAGTCGCTGCTCGAGAAACTGGTTGCGGCGGAATTTGAGCTGCTTCGGGAGAGCACCGGCAGCATGACTGCGGCGGAGCGGCTGACGCTGCGCAACGAACTGTCGCAGATGATGGCCGAGGATTTCGGCGGCAACTCTTTTGAACACATGTATATCCACAGCAAGCTCGCTGAACTGGCGGAAGAACACTGGGCGGCTTATCTCGCCGATCGGAGCAAAACCGGCAGCCGGACAGCCGCCGAAGCTCTGTACGATGCTTCGCTGGGTTTCATGAAGAACCATCAGGTGACAGTTTATTCAACGCTGTACCGCCTTGCTGCAATGCAGTGACAGGCACTGGATGCGGAAAGCTCCCGCGAGGAAATCAAGGGGGCTTTGACCCGCCAGCGGGATATCCAGCTGCGTTTCTTCGACTTCTTCGACACCGTGGATGACGAATCCGGAACTGTGATTCATCCCTATATTTCCATTCTGAATGCGTATTACCGATACTTCCCGGTGATGCTGGCATATGAGAATTACGATCATGAAATCTTTGATTCGGCCATGCAGATCCGGAATGCCCTGGCCGGGATTGAAACGAAAATATCCACGGTTTCTCTGCTGAAAAAGGTTGCGGCCTGGAATCTGGTTCCGCTGACGATTTCCAGTGAAGCCGCCGGAGCTGCCTCAGGAACTCTGACACTCCGTAACGTCAGCACAAGATTGAATTATCCGCTGGTTGACGACGATTTTCAAGATATCCGCACTGTCCGGCTTCAGGCCGGGACGCAGAGTCTGCCGGTCTACGGCGGGCATTGGTACGAACTCGAACTGGTTACCCCTGTGAACGGCGGCCCGGATTGGAAGCGGGTCATCGGCCCGCTCTTCTTCCCGGCCGGGGAAAAGGTCGTTTACGACTCCTTTGCGGGAATCAGCCGCGAAACGCTTCCCGCCGGAACCGCCGGAGCGACGCTGGCGCTGAAGCTCGAACAACCGCTCGCACCTTACAACCTGAGGGAGGAAAAGCTGCCGGATGCGCTGACGCTTTCGTGG of the Victivallis lenta genome contains:
- a CDS encoding fibronectin type III domain-containing protein codes for the protein MIWRNLCLAAAFAVTGVLAAENLIDAPQKLELERATYRKITIKWEYPADGTQIAGYRIYRDGKEISRSTETVFTDTSVVPGKYYEYSVDAVTTGGKSSDLSAPLKVKTFDSVDFAQHEQVESVVDSLHDMPAKNLTALSLLSAIKAGFESLTGSSLAMNTFDTELISQMISEELEVIKTAVPDWTDAERIAAQAELDACLKESFGGHSMEQVYIYERLTTLAEAHWEKGNKQAAAILYEFSLKFLSDQENCVSSTLNRLSVFKVAHLTAESGADEVEAALAASASERLRFFDFFPDSKGNEARFIYSYLAGQYFRHFPKLLPYDDYREQAFLAARSCAVKQQELFGKVPGNNRLEQIEAWQLIRVKVKLHDAAGNPRRGSIKVANVTADTKPELFPDEPYYEERTFAIDGEAEIPVYAGHVYEITARIAISGGSDLVLNLPSFPQQDDRQIVYDTHGNPVQSPATNGPTAEIVVADSDFPYNLRFERDIDVFTLSWDWVDTADFKAAGFKVFNGNTLVAAVTGNSAANIRLAAPDGNYTYTVAAFDANGQLSRFSVPVTVEPGDQSAHAEFFEWLRQHFGDQPVLSTDDSDGDGVDNYHEFLNGTDPTCAPAPTPSDKQVTYTKITLNWECAPELSEGAVWTIRRDGTEVGTSLTASFTDSGLIPGMEYRYTIRGEFANGSGTDWSAPLQLKTQKPETVAYGDKLQQVVDLFNPIELADYTAPSLISAVKSAVEAVTGANITFTVVDESLLEKLVAAEFELLRESTGSMTAAERLTLRNELSQMMAEDFGGNSFEHMYIHSKLAELAEEHWAAYLADRSKTGSRTAAEALYDASLGFMKNHQVTVYSTLYRLAAMQ